In Castanea sativa cultivar Marrone di Chiusa Pesio chromosome 6, ASM4071231v1, a single window of DNA contains:
- the LOC142640565 gene encoding putative pectate lyase 5: MLRPTCIFFICLLLSSSPSFLAKAIIYNLTLPHQHPDPEAVVQHVQSSVNASITRRQMLSLQAKDNQPACLTGNPIDDCWRCDPNWENNRQRLADCAIGFGRTALGGKGGRIYVVTDSSDRDAANPIPGTLRHAVIQDEPLWIIFSADMTIKLKHELIFNSFKTVDGRGGNVHVTGNGCITLQYVSNIIIHNIHVNHCKPSGHTIVRSSPTHAGWRGVSDGDGISLFSAHQIWIDHCSLSYCADGLIDAIMGSTGITISNNYFSHHDEVMLLGHNDQYTMDSGMQVTIAFNHFGEALVQRMPRCRRGYIHVVNNDFTQWEMYAIGGSANPTINSQGNRYTAPSDENAKEVTKRVDTDEGEWTGWNWRTDGDIMVNGAFFVPSGAGASIQYAKASSVNPFNAGLINQLTMNAGVFGGARDGQDSSEPISSGTSPGGTSSGDGGYSDGGSGGYFDMIFRNAAAPPASSAITSTIILSLLVILILYTITNHGVLLSLPLLLSL, translated from the exons ATGCTTCGTCCCACCTGCATTTTCTTTATATGTCTTCTCTTGAgctcttctccttcttttctcGCCAAAGCCATTATCTACAATCTCACCCTCCCTCACCAGCACCCTGACCCTGAAGCTGTTGTTCAACATGTACAAAG TAGCGTCAATGCCTCTATCACACGAAGACAAATGTTATCTCTCCAAGCAAAGGACAACCAACCAGCATGCCTCACCGGAAACCCCATCGACGACTGCTGGCGCTGCGACCCAAACTGGGAAAACAACCGCCAAAGACTCGCAGACTGTGCCATCGGCTTCGGCCGCACCGCACTCGGCGGCAAAGGCGGCCGGATCTACGTCGTCACCGACTCTTCGGATCGTGACGCCGCCAACCCCATCCCGGGCACTCTCCGCCACGCCGTTATCCAAGACGAGCCCCTCTG GATTATATTCTCTGCGGACATGACCATAAAGCTCAAACACGAGCTCATCTTCAACAGCTTCAAGACCGTCGACGGCCGAGGCGGGAACGTCCACGTGACCGGCAACGGCTGCATCACACTCCAGTACGTGTCCAACATTATCATCCACAACATCCACGTGAACCACTGCAAGCCCTCGGGCCACACAATCGTGCGGTCCTCCCCGACCCACGCAGGGTGGAGGGGCGTATCGGACGGCGACGGCATCTCCCTGTTCTCCGCGCACCAAATCTGGATCGACCACTGCTCCTTATCGTACTGCGCGGACGGATTGATCGATGCAATAATGGGGTCCACAGGGATCACTATCTCCAATAATTATTTCTCGCACCACGACGAGGTCATGCTGCTGGGTCACAATGACCAGTACACGATGGATTCGGGGATGCAAGTTACGATCGCTTTTAACCACTTCGGTGAGGCGCTGGTGCAGCGTATGCCTAGGTGTAGGCGCGGGTACATACACGTGGTCAACAATGATTTCACGCAGTGGGAGATGTATGCGATTGGTGGAAGTGCTAATCCTACTATTAATAGTCAGGGTAATCGCTACACTGCTCCCTCTGATGAAAATGCCAAAGAG GTGACAAAGCGCGTGGACACAGACGAGGGAGAGTGGACAGGGTGGAACTGGAGGACAGATGGGGACATAATGGTAAATGGAGCATTCTTCGTACCCTCAGGCGCTGGGGCCAGTATCCAGTACGCCAAGGCATCCAGTGTGAATCCCTTCAACGCTGGACTCATTAACCAACTCACCATGAACGCCGGCGTCTTCGGCGGGGCCAG AGATGGGCAAGATAGCAGTGAGCCTATCTCAAGTGGGACCAGCCCCGGCGGCACCAGCAGTGGCGATGGTGGGTATAGCGACGGAGGGAGTGGTGGCTACTTTGACATGATATTCAGGAACGCGGCGGCACCGCCCGCATCATCTGCTATTACTTCTACAATCATCTTGTCCCTTCtcgttattttaattttgtacaCTATTACCAACCATGGTGTCCTATTATCCTTACCATTATTGTTATCATTAtag
- the LOC142640169 gene encoding uncharacterized protein LOC142640169: MDTAMVLDSENCVALARDDKAKGMVKGSKIGSAPRKRLADISNLPQRPRPVDQEVKQLPVSLTTKEYIEKLQRENLTLMKILADRNKTIELSGMELQKLRLNLQKVQQQNLQLAQANSQMLAELNSGKDRLKALFHELGCKNGLLKARKLEKVKEKMLICQDKGNKVGITECDEAAQAGESSQADKGDCKPCNTNRRRQSKKQSLGPTTTKPVHAKENVEKKRCLRRQSSRFNSEEPEPTEDLFEIDKASGPTSLKPVHAEENVGNKRRCLRRQSARFKSIEPEQTEDLFEIDSAKFPVSPVHDDLVHESGQMLSGLLVKEEDEGNTALRFEAQENRRSSVGRPLRRAAEKVQSYKEIPLNIKMRRNEEGQTTYIKQEHQNQNQNQRKSTMHRVHVSPFNTHLRGEYIDACNITSSMWVHHGNMFRSFLM, translated from the exons ATGGACACTGCTATGGTTCTTGATTCAGAAAATTGTGTTGCTCTTGCTCGAG ATGATAAGGCAAAAGGAATGGTAAAGGGTTCAAAAATTGGAAGTGCCCCAAGGAAGAGACTTGCTGACATAAGCAACTTGCCGCAGCGGCCTAGACCAGTAGACCAAGAGGTGAAGCAACTGCCTGTATCACTTACAACTAAGGAGTACATTGAAAAGCTACAGAGG GAAAACTTGACACTGATGAAGATTCTTGCTGACAGAAA TAAAACTATTGAACTGAGTGGCATGGAGTTACAGAAACTTAGACTCAATCTGCAAAAAGTGCAGCAACAAAATTTGCAACTTGCCCAAGCAAACAGCCAGATGTTGGCG GAACTTAATTCAGGTAAAGATAGG CTAAAAGCACTTTTTCATGAGCTTGGATGCAAAAATGGCTTGCTCAAAGCAAGAAAACTGGAAAAG gtcAAAGAGAAAATGTTAATTTGTCAGGATAAAGGAAATAAG GTAGGTATAACTGAATGTGATGAGGCAGCTCAGGCAGGGGAATCCTCTCAAGCAGATAAGGGGGACTGTAAACCTTGTAATACAAACCGGAGAAGGCAATCCAAAAAACAAT CTTTGGGTCCCACCACTACTAAACCAGTCCATGCTAAAGAGAATGTTGAAAAGAAGAG GTGTTTGAGAAGGCAATCCTCTAGGTTTAACTCTGAAGAACCTGAACCAACCGAAGACTTGTTTGAGATAGATAAGGCTTCAGGCCCTACTAGTCTTAAACCAGTCCATGCTGAAGAGAATGTTGGCAATAAGAG GCGTTGTTTGAGAAGGCAATCTGCAAGGTTTAAATCTATAGAGCCAGAACAAACTGAAGACTTGTTTGAGATAGACAGTGCCAAATTTCCCGTCTCTCCTGTACATGATGATCTGGTGCATGAAAGTGGTCAAATGTTATCAGGATTGTTGgtcaaagaagaagatgaaggaaatACTGCCCTAAGATTTGAAGCTCAAGAAAATCGAAGATCTTCAGTTGGAAGGCCATTGCGACGAGCAGCTGAGAAGGTTCAGTCCTATAAGGAAATTCCACTTAACATAAAGATGCGGCGAAATGA GGAGGGGCAAACAACATATATTAAGCAAGAGCATCAGAATCAGAATCAGAATCAg AGAAAATCTACTATGCATCGAGTGCATGTATCCCCCTTTAACACTCATTTGAGAGGAGAATACATCGATGCATGTAATATCACCTCGTCTATGTGGGTCCACCATGGAAACATGTTTAGATCCTTTTTGATGTGA
- the LOC142638796 gene encoding uncharacterized protein LOC142638796, whose amino-acid sequence MEDQCSPLSWEFSYHEEGMEELRHSLLYTTFELETTLLAAKEEITKREYELIHVKDLLSRTIKERDEAQSRCKNLMLEKLMLQEQLQQKQQQQQLQLQQQQRQQQQQQQQQEQAASNNEDDSKGTDQSKHFASSDSDENIISSPGTDPIFQPPLPQPLPSQANLKLVPKRPLPEKGKLLQAVIEAGPLLKNLLLAGPLPQWQHPPPQLNSIEIPPVAISSPSPRLLQQDSCINFNGCFNSKSNSL is encoded by the exons ATGGAGGATCAATGCAGCCCTCTTAGCTGGGAATTCAGCTACCATGAAGAG GGAATGGAGGAGTTAAGGCATTCTCTCTTGTACACAACCTTTGAGCTAGAGACAACACTTTTAGCAGCTAAGGAGGAGATTACAAAAAGAGAATATGAACTGATTCATGTCAAAGATCTTTTGAGCAGGACCATCAAAGAGAGAGATGAGGCGCAGTCAAGATGCAAGAATCTAATGTTGGAGAAACTCATGCTTCAAGAACAGCTACAACAAAagcagcaacagcaacaactacaactacaacagcaacaacgacaacaacaacaacaacaacaacaacaagaacaagCTGCTTCAAACAATGAGGATGACTCAAAAGGCACTGACCAAAGCAAGCATTTTGCCTCTTCTGACTCTGATGAAAACATCATTTCATCTCCGGGTACAGACCCAATTTTCCAACCACCATTGCCACAACCACTGCCATCACAAGCAAACTTGAAATTAGTACCCAAGAGGCCACTGCCAGAGAAAGGGAAGCTCCTGCAGGCAGTGATAGAAGCTGGTCCCCTCCTGAAAAACCTCCTCCTGGCTGGACCTCTCCCTCAGTGGCAGCACCCACCTCCTCAACTTAACTCCATTGAGATTCCACCCGTGGCCATTTCATCGCCTTCTCCACGCCTTTTACAGCAGGACTCTTGCATCAATTTTAATGGTTGTTTTAATAGCAAGTCTAATTCTCTGTGA